The Toxorhynchites rutilus septentrionalis strain SRP chromosome 3, ASM2978413v1, whole genome shotgun sequence genome includes a region encoding these proteins:
- the LOC129774217 gene encoding uncharacterized protein LOC129774217, with protein sequence MGLNDKLLPYLTNSIRPTKRIILQCVMSFFDPIGFLSPLLIHGRIIIQETWRSRTEWDQSVTDELFGRWLGWTKLLSDIEKVRIPRCFFGDESINDIRAIQLHIFSDAGEDAYGCVAYLRYLVRDEIRCALVGSKAKAAPLKLTSTPRLELQAAVIGARLMNVLKTSLPVSIQEQFLWVDSTTVLSWIRSDSRKYKPYVAHRVAEILHTTDIAAWRYVPSRMNIADDLTKWGSGTTVDPECRWFLGPPFLHEPMESWSEQPKTKLLVPDELKPCYLFHHIVLPEAIIDVTRISKWKVLLRTIATVYRFISNCKREWKGLPIEAISIDDGRKAIIPAVHVAIQQEELCKAEHLLWRMAQADKFADEVKILKRNKDVASDQWIRIEKSSPLYKMSPFLDEDCIIRMEGRTAAASFAASSTRFPVILPRDHVITKKIVEDFHVRYGHASKEIVVNEIRQAFFVPKLRAVVGRVIIDCLVCKLRRST encoded by the exons AGGAGACTTGGAGAAGTAGAACCGAATGGGATCAGTCTGTGACGGACGAACTCTTCGGGCGTTGGCTAGGTTGGACGAAGCTACTATCAGACATCGAGAAAGTTAGAATTCCGCGTTGTTTCTTCGGTGACGAATCGATTAACGATATACGAGCAATTCAATTGCATATATTCTCGGATGCAGGCGAAGACGCTTATGGTTGTGTAGCTTATCTACGATATCTTGTGAGGGACGAAATTCGATGTGCGCTAGTTGGATCTAAGGCTAAAGCAGCTCCACTGAAACTGACATCAACACCTCGATTGGAGCTACAAGCTGCGGTTATTGGGGCAAGACTGATGAATGTTCTCAAGACAAGTCTTCCGGTTTCAATTCAAGAACAGTTTTTGTGGGTGGATTCTACGACAGTTTTATCATGGATACGCTCTGATAGTCGTAAATACAAACCGTATGTGGCACACCGAGTTGCTGAAATTCTGCACACGACAGACATCGCTGCATGGAGATACGTCCCATCAAGAATGAACATCGCCGACGATTTAACTAAGTGGGGTTCTGGAACAACAGTAGATCCGGAGTGTCGATGGTTTCTAGGTCCACCATTTTTACACGAACCCATGGAATCATGGTCGGAGCAGCCCAAAACGAAATTGTTGGTACCTGATGAACTGAAGCCGTGCTACTTGTTCCATCATATTGTCTTACCGGAAGCAATCATCGATGTGACTCGAATTTCAAAATGGAAAGTATTGTTGAGGACAATAGCGACAGTGTACCGTTTCATTTCAAATTGCAAACGAGAATGGAAGGGGCTTCCAATTGAAGCAATCAGTATCGATGATGGGCGGAAGGCGATTATTCCGGCTGTACACGTGGCGATCCAGCAAGAAGAACTGTGTAAAGCGGAACATCTGCTTTGGCGAATGGCTCAGGCAGATAAATTTGCGGACGAAGTGAAGATTCTGAAGAGAAATAAGGACGTCGCATCGGATCAATGGATACGTATCGAAAAATCGAGCCCTTTGTATAAGATGTCACCCTTTTTAGACGAAGATTGCATCATACGGATGGAGGGCAGAACAGCAGCAGCGAGTTTTGCTGCAAGCAGCACTCGCTTTCCAGTAATACTCCCAAGAGACCACGTGATAACCAAGAAGATCGTGGAGGACTTCCATGTGCGATATGGACACGCTTCGAAGGAAATAGTTGTCAATGAAATTCGACAAGCGTTCTTCGTTCCGAAGCTACGAGCGGTGGTTGGAAGAGTTATCATCGACTGTTTAGTTTGTAAATTACGCAGAT CTACGTAG